Proteins co-encoded in one Malus domestica chromosome 09, GDT2T_hap1 genomic window:
- the LOC103444485 gene encoding protein ABC transporter 1, mitochondrial isoform X1, whose amino-acid sequence MVSWGKWGKDVGRVVKGMSLIAKELANRSPTLQSAKNGDLEALIKKAIVSATDLSGLTKGTLSQFTNNHPIGTNDSNSNTNTRGQDSVVYFTHEQVEAEAAPAPPPPSSAPAAEHEQEEHNQQQLQQPVQQQEEHQSTTVEVLDSAKKENLVEQEPQPQPLQRRKPRERRVPSTPFSRALGFAGLGAGLAWGTIQESTKRLVYGTPTSSDKQSPLSPFLSPQNAERLALALCRMRGAALKLGQMLSIQDESLVPAPILAALDIVRQGADVMPRKQLNQVLDAELGPDWQSKLFSFDYEPLASASIGQVHRAVTKDGMDVAMKIQYPGVADSIESDIDNVKLLLDYTNLIPKGLYLERAMKVAKEELSRECNYVLEAQSQKRFRDLLSNAQGFYVPLVVDDISSKRVLTTELVSGIPIDKVALLNQETRNCVGRKLLELTLKELFVFRFMQTDPNWSNFLYDEAKKSINLIDFGAARDYPKSFVDDYLRMVLACANGDRDTVLEMSRRLGFISGTESEIMLETHVQAGFVVGLPFAKPGGYDFRASNITQSVSNLGATMLRHRVTPPPDEAYSLHRKLSGAFLACIKLGAVVPCRELLLEVYEHYQFGQGGETLSSGMGF is encoded by the exons ATGGTATCATGGGGAAAGTGGGGGAAGGACGTAGGGAGAGTGGTGAAAGGGATGTCTCTAATCGCCAAGGAGTTGGCGAATCGATCTCCCACTTTGCAGAGCGCCAAAAATGGCGATTTGGAAGCCCTAATCAAGAAAGCCATTGTGTCCGCCACCGACCTCTCCGGTCTGACCAAAGGCACCCTCTCCCAATTCACCAACAACCACCCCATTGGTACTAATGACTCCAATTCCAATACGAATACCAGAGGCCAAGATTCCGTCGTATACTTCACACATGAACAAGTTGAAGCTGAAGCAGCACCagcacctcctcctccttcgtCTGCTCCTGCGGCGGAGCATGAACAAGAAGAACACAATCAACAACAGTTGCAGCAACCAGTGCAACAACAAGAAGAACATCAATCCACCACAGTGGAGGTCCTTGATTCCGCCAAGAAGGAGAATTTGGTGGAACAAGAGCCACAACCTCAGCCATTGCAGAGGCGGAAGCCCAGAGAGAGACGAGTTCCTTCCACCCCCTTCTCCAGAGCACTCGG GTTTGCTGGTCTCGGAGCTGGGCTCGCGTGGGGAACCATTCAGGAGTCTACTAAGAGGCTCGTTTATGGTACACCAACCTCATCAGACAAGCAATCTCCTCTTTCTCCATTTTTGTCCCCCCAAAATGCAGAACGTTTGGCTCTCGCACTCTGTAGAATGCGTGGAGCTGCCCTCAAATTGGGACAGATGCTCAGTATACAGGACGAATCCCTCGTCCCTGCTCCC ATCTTGGCAGCTCTCGATATTGTCCGTCAAGGTGCAGACGTCATGCCCAGGAAACAGCTTAATCAAGTTTTGGATGCTGAACTAGGACCTGACTGGCAATCTAAGCTTTTTAGTtttgattatgaacctttggcATCTGCAAGTATAGGCCAG GTTCATCGAGCTGTCACAAAGGATGGTATGGATGTTGCAATGAAAATTCAGTACCCTGGTGTTGCTGATAGCATTGAAAGTGACATTGACAACGTCAAACTTCTTCTAGATTATACAAATCTAATCCCCAAGGGACTTTATCTTGAAAGAGCTATGAag GTGGCAAAAGAAGAATTATCCCGTGAATGCAACTATGTGTTGGAGGCACAAAGTCAAAAAAGGTTTCGTGACTTGCTATCCAATGCACAAGGATTTTATGTTCCATTGGTAGTGGATGATATATCGAGCAAAAGAGTCTTAACTACTGAGCTTGTTTCCG GAATACCTATTGACAAAGTGGCACTCTTAAACCAGGAGACTCGCAACTGTGTTGGCAGAAAGTTGCTAGAGCTCACTTTGAAGGAGTTATTTGTTTTTCGTTTCATGCAG ACTGATCCCAATTGGAGTAATTTCTTGTACGATGAGGCTAAGAAATCAATCAATCTGATCGACTTTGGAGCAGCTAGGGATTACCCAAAGagttttgttgatgattatctAAGAATG GTTCTTGCCTGTGCAAATGGTGATAGAGATACAGTCCTAGAAATGTCTAGGAGACTTGGATTCATCTCAGGAACGGAGTCAGAAATAATGTTAGAAACGCATGTTCAAGCCGGGTTTGTTGTGGGATTGCCATTTGCGAAGCCTGGTGGGTATGACTTCCGTGCATCAAACATCACTCAGAGTGTTTCAAACCTTGGGGCAACGATGCTGAGACACAGGGTGACTCCACCACCTGACGAGGCGTACAGCCTTCACCGCAAGCTTTCGGGTGCCTTTTTGGCTTGCATCAAGCTTGGGGCGGTTGTGCCGTGCAGGGAGCTCTTACTCGAAGTATATGAGCATTATCAGTTTGGCCAAGGAGGGGAGACGTTGTCAAGTGGGATGGGTTTTTAA
- the LOC103444485 gene encoding protein ABC transporter 1, mitochondrial isoform X2 → MVSWGKWGKDVGRVVKGMSLIAKELANRSPTLQSAKNGDLEALIKKAIVSATDLSGLTKGTLSQFTNNHPIGTNDSNSNTNTRGQDSVVYFTHEQVEAEAAPAPPPPSSAPAAEHEQEEHNQQQLQQPVQQQEEHQSTTVEVLDSAKKENLVEQEPQPQPLQRRKPRERRVPSTPFSRALGFAGLGAGLAWGTIQESTKRLVYGTPTSSDKQSPLSPFLSPQNAERLALALCRMRGAALKLGQMLSIQDESLVPAPVHRAVTKDGMDVAMKIQYPGVADSIESDIDNVKLLLDYTNLIPKGLYLERAMKVAKEELSRECNYVLEAQSQKRFRDLLSNAQGFYVPLVVDDISSKRVLTTELVSGIPIDKVALLNQETRNCVGRKLLELTLKELFVFRFMQTDPNWSNFLYDEAKKSINLIDFGAARDYPKSFVDDYLRMVLACANGDRDTVLEMSRRLGFISGTESEIMLETHVQAGFVVGLPFAKPGGYDFRASNITQSVSNLGATMLRHRVTPPPDEAYSLHRKLSGAFLACIKLGAVVPCRELLLEVYEHYQFGQGGETLSSGMGF, encoded by the exons ATGGTATCATGGGGAAAGTGGGGGAAGGACGTAGGGAGAGTGGTGAAAGGGATGTCTCTAATCGCCAAGGAGTTGGCGAATCGATCTCCCACTTTGCAGAGCGCCAAAAATGGCGATTTGGAAGCCCTAATCAAGAAAGCCATTGTGTCCGCCACCGACCTCTCCGGTCTGACCAAAGGCACCCTCTCCCAATTCACCAACAACCACCCCATTGGTACTAATGACTCCAATTCCAATACGAATACCAGAGGCCAAGATTCCGTCGTATACTTCACACATGAACAAGTTGAAGCTGAAGCAGCACCagcacctcctcctccttcgtCTGCTCCTGCGGCGGAGCATGAACAAGAAGAACACAATCAACAACAGTTGCAGCAACCAGTGCAACAACAAGAAGAACATCAATCCACCACAGTGGAGGTCCTTGATTCCGCCAAGAAGGAGAATTTGGTGGAACAAGAGCCACAACCTCAGCCATTGCAGAGGCGGAAGCCCAGAGAGAGACGAGTTCCTTCCACCCCCTTCTCCAGAGCACTCGG GTTTGCTGGTCTCGGAGCTGGGCTCGCGTGGGGAACCATTCAGGAGTCTACTAAGAGGCTCGTTTATGGTACACCAACCTCATCAGACAAGCAATCTCCTCTTTCTCCATTTTTGTCCCCCCAAAATGCAGAACGTTTGGCTCTCGCACTCTGTAGAATGCGTGGAGCTGCCCTCAAATTGGGACAGATGCTCAGTATACAGGACGAATCCCTCGTCCCTGCTCCC GTTCATCGAGCTGTCACAAAGGATGGTATGGATGTTGCAATGAAAATTCAGTACCCTGGTGTTGCTGATAGCATTGAAAGTGACATTGACAACGTCAAACTTCTTCTAGATTATACAAATCTAATCCCCAAGGGACTTTATCTTGAAAGAGCTATGAag GTGGCAAAAGAAGAATTATCCCGTGAATGCAACTATGTGTTGGAGGCACAAAGTCAAAAAAGGTTTCGTGACTTGCTATCCAATGCACAAGGATTTTATGTTCCATTGGTAGTGGATGATATATCGAGCAAAAGAGTCTTAACTACTGAGCTTGTTTCCG GAATACCTATTGACAAAGTGGCACTCTTAAACCAGGAGACTCGCAACTGTGTTGGCAGAAAGTTGCTAGAGCTCACTTTGAAGGAGTTATTTGTTTTTCGTTTCATGCAG ACTGATCCCAATTGGAGTAATTTCTTGTACGATGAGGCTAAGAAATCAATCAATCTGATCGACTTTGGAGCAGCTAGGGATTACCCAAAGagttttgttgatgattatctAAGAATG GTTCTTGCCTGTGCAAATGGTGATAGAGATACAGTCCTAGAAATGTCTAGGAGACTTGGATTCATCTCAGGAACGGAGTCAGAAATAATGTTAGAAACGCATGTTCAAGCCGGGTTTGTTGTGGGATTGCCATTTGCGAAGCCTGGTGGGTATGACTTCCGTGCATCAAACATCACTCAGAGTGTTTCAAACCTTGGGGCAACGATGCTGAGACACAGGGTGACTCCACCACCTGACGAGGCGTACAGCCTTCACCGCAAGCTTTCGGGTGCCTTTTTGGCTTGCATCAAGCTTGGGGCGGTTGTGCCGTGCAGGGAGCTCTTACTCGAAGTATATGAGCATTATCAGTTTGGCCAAGGAGGGGAGACGTTGTCAAGTGGGATGGGTTTTTAA
- the LOC139187934 gene encoding uncharacterized protein → MAAYYLVATQLLSFWDYEISVNHVPRGSNLTTNEMAQLASGMPIHERKYGVDVEIQRRNLPSILERGFSLDIMVLEAEIEDWRSPIIHHLKDPSSPTSKKDRQQATKYVLWAKNLLRKTPDGLLLKCLGQEESMRVMAEVHEGVCGAHQAGTKMRWLLRRYGYFWPDMEKDCKSYA, encoded by the coding sequence ATGGCGGCGTATTACTTGGTAGCTACGCAATTATTGAGTTTCTGGGATTATGAGATATCGGTCAATCATGTTCCCAGGGGATCCAACTTAACGACCAACGAGATGGCACAACTAGCCTCAGGAATGCCAATACATGAGAGAAAATATGGGGTAGATGTCGAGATCCAAAGAAGAAACCTTCCTTCCATCTTAGAAAGGGGATTCAGTCTAGATATAATGGTGCTAGAGGCCGAGATAGAAGATTGGAGGTCACCTatcattcatcatttgaaggATCCTTCTTCGCCTACAAGCAAGAAGGATAgacagcaagcaaccaagtatgtcttatgggcgaaGAACTTGCTAAGAAAAACTCCAGATGGGTTACTGTTGAAATGCTTGGGCCAAGAAGAATCCATGAGggtaatggccgaagtacatgaaggagtatgtggagcacatcaggctggaacgaagatgagatggttgcttaggaggtatggttatttctggcccgacatggaaaaagattgcaagtctTATGCCTGA